From Desulfomonile tiedjei, one genomic window encodes:
- a CDS encoding 4Fe-4S binding protein, whose translation MARYQIEVSVKDCAGCLRCELACSDAHTKAFNPSASRIRVSMSSGDCRIDFTEDCVECGICADQCFYGALSKSNKDREDQ comes from the coding sequence ATGGCGAGGTACCAAATAGAAGTCTCAGTCAAGGATTGCGCCGGCTGTCTGCGGTGCGAGCTGGCCTGTTCCGATGCTCACACGAAGGCCTTCAATCCTTCTGCGTCCAGAATCCGGGTGTCGATGTCAAGCGGGGATTGCAGGATCGACTTTACCGAGGACTGCGTCGAGTGTGGGATCTGTGCAGACCAGTGCTTCTACGGTGCACTGTCCAAGAGCAACAAAGACCGGGAGGATCAATGA